One Podospora pseudopauciseta strain CBS 411.78 chromosome 4, whole genome shotgun sequence genomic window, ACGGCGCCAGGGAAGATAACTCAACGCATGTCTTCATGAAGTCGTGCTATCATCACAAAGTATCAGCGTCGGTCTCCCAAAACAGTCGgaaaacaaccacccccatcaaaattacaaaagaaacaagcgGGGAAGAAATAAAAGACTCACCCTCAACAAATCATGCGCGctcgccctcttctccgGATCCACCTTGAGCGCAAAGTACAAGAAATCCCTAAACACGGGTGACAGATCCTGCTCGTTCTTGATGGTGGGCGTCCCGTTGGTAGCGATCAGCCACAGCGCCCTCAGCGGCGACTCGGTCAGGTACGGCGGCTCCCCCTCAATCATCTCGATGGCCATGATGCCCAAGCTCCAAATGTCGACTTTGCGTCCGTACTCCTTTCGCGTAACCACCTCTGGCGCCATCCAATAGGGGGTTCCCACCATGGTCGTACGCTTGTTTTGCGCCTCGTTGATGGTGGCGCAGAAGCCAAAGTCGGCTGTTGATTTTGGTTAGCCCAAGAACCCAAGAGTACCCAGGTAATTGTGAGGTTACATACTGAGTTTGATATTACCCTCCATGCTCAACAAAATGTTGTCGCTCTTGATGTCCCGATGAATCACACCCTTGGAATGCAAATGCTGCAATCCCCTGAGCGTCTCCCTGCACACGCTCGCAATCTGCCCCTCGGTCATAATGTTGAACGTCACCACGTCCGTCAAGCTGCCGCCTTCCATaaactccatcaccacccacaactCGCCAGCACAGAGATAACTGTCGATAAAGTTGACGATATTTGGGTGCGAGGATTCCTTCATGACCAGGATTTCGTTGATGATCAAGTCCTTCTTGGGTTGTTGCTCCAGGTTCATCTGCTTGATCGCCACCAGCCTGTTAGACCCTCGCTCATGTCCAGTAAACACTCCGCCGGAGGCACCCTGGCCGATCTTGGTAAACCCGCGGTAGACTTCCCGCGGGTCGCCCTCGGAGCATATCCTCTTGAGGGCGGCGACCACGTCAACTCCGTTAGACTGTCGTGGTCGGTGTCGTGGGCGGGTTGAGTTGGCTTGTGCGACTTGCTGTTGGGATTGTGGTACCCGACCCGCTTGCTCGGCTTGTCggagatgggggtgttgggaggatggcggggtgggctgttggtgttgttgtcgcTTGCTGGTCGCCCGACCCAGCTGGCCCGTCATGGCCGCTTGGGCTTGTGCCATGGCTTGCtcctgttgttgctgcatcagctgctgctggtagaTAGCTGCttggctgggggtggtgacagCCGTTGTAGCCTGTGATGACGACGGCAGGTAAGGGGAGGTGCCGTTCGCTCGCGAGTTTGATCTGGACCGGAGCTCCTCCGGCAACATTGGGATGTTGTCCTTTGGTGGGAGATATGGTGTGGCACCATCTTCTCCTGAATGTGGCATGCCAATTCCGGAGTCCTTTGCTGGATAtccaggctgctgctgcgtcCTCGAGGGGAGACtggttggtggttttggcgcCGGTCGGCTAGGCATAAGGTTGGCATCTTTGactggaggagcaggcccCTTGGGGACCGGAGGGGGTGCGCGAGGGTTCTCGAAACTGCCTTCGTGGGTGACAGTTGGGAATCTCGGACTTGCAGGAGGGCTTATCAAAGGCGACATCGATGTGTACCCAGAAGTGAGCACActtggggagggaagggtcGAGGCCGCCGAAGAGGGTGTGCTCCCAGATAGTCCTCGGTAATCGTTTGCTCGCGCATCGTGAAACTTCTCTAGTTGTACGTCTTCCTGGGGCTTTTCTGTAGTCTCCTTGTAAAATGTCAAAACATCGACAAGTATCTGGGGGTGTTCTCGTGTGTCCTTCTCCGTGATGCCGCTCTCGTTGATTAATCGCTGCCACTCTTTTGGCAAGCCCTGTCAGTAAATAAGGGTTAGCCCAGCCGTTTGAAAGCTACCGAGAAAGCTAAAAAGGAGGCTACGAACAGTAAACTGGCCCGTCGTGCTGTCATAACCAACATGGGTGACATGCACTGGGTTTTCTGGCGCCGAGATCAATGGCTTCTTTGGCGAGCCGACCAGACTGTTCATGAAGCCTGAGAAGCCCGACTTTTTCCTCAAGACACTGGGCATCTTGGTCTCCTTCGTCTCGTCTGAATACCTCTTCGGCCCGGTCGAGCTCTCCGTCTTTGACGAGCCGCTGGCCTTCTCATTTAGAGACGATGCCTCTGTGGCGGAGAAGCTCGCCGATTGGCGGAGGGGCGGAGGTGAGTTGCCCATGACTCGGGCGTCCGAATTGGCTTGCGACAAGGCGTGAGGAGTTGATCGCGGCGGGGATGTGTTACGCTTGGCGGTGTTATTGTggaagtggaggtggtgCGAGGTGGTTGTGCTTGTTGCGAcgggtgtggtgtggtgcgTGGGTGACTTCGTCGCTTCAATGCGATTGAGAATGGCAGTGCCGTCAAAGGGAGCGCCAATTAGCTCGTCCGAGGTCTTGGTGCTGAGGGGTCGATGTTGAGCGCGGGGGGCAGTGGACGATGATTTGGACAGCGACAGCTTTGGCGGCTTAGGTGCAGGTGCCGTAGAGTCGCGGGCGGGAAGGATGGGCGCGGTATGCGATCGGTTTGCTGGGGAGAGGGCCGACGAGGGTGCCGGTGGTGCGGCGGGGATGCGTGGCGAGGTGGTCTTGTTGTAGGCCTGCTTCTGCTTGTCGGACGCGTTTCGATGCTGGAGGTGCTTTGGGGCGGCGGGACTACTTCTGGCTAGGGGGGCGCTTGGGGCCCGCTTCAAGCTCGTCGAGCTTCGTTTGCTCCCTAAAGATTGGGCGTCAACTCCACGACCATCGACACTGACACTGACACTACTGTAGACGCTggagggatgatggtggttcgGCGGGGGCTTCTTGGTGAGCCTGCGACGGTGTGAactgccgttgccgttgaaAGAAGAAGTCTTGGGACTGtccatctctctcttccaGTTGCTCCCGGTCTCCCGTCTCAAGACAGGCTCACGGCACAAAGGAGGGCTGGGACTGGGACACGGGCGGATGGGGTGGCAGCATTAAACAATCAgataataataatacttaGCAATAATAGGGAGAGAAGAAACCATGGAAACGTACGAATTCTATGTGAGGTGACtccagggggagggggggcagtCACAGTAATTGAGGTACGGAGCGAGGGTAGCAGAGTGCAAAATTGCGGTTTGGCCTCTCGTTTTTCGttgtcgtcctcctcgccttctgcTTGGCTGTGCTTCAGTTCAGTCCTTGTACATGCTGCTACAGAGAAGACCTTGGCTTCCCCCGGGCCATCATGGTGGCATTTGGCGGAGACGCAGCGCGATTGAGACTGCCGGACACAGTGCGAGCCAGACGCAACGTCGGCGGCAAAGGGAACGAacggagaggaggggcagcGGGCAAGACGACGAGACCCAGCCAAGGAACAGGGGGCCTTGTCAGAACGGACACCGGACTAACCCTCCCGGGCCACCGTTTTCTAGAACTCAGGCGGACGACAAGGTGGTGACAGGACGACAGCAGTCACAAGCTCCCGCGCGTTAAATAAAATTGAAAAAGATGGGATGGCAGGCAGGTTACTATGAGCAGCGCATGAACCACCAAGCAGCAATCAGGCGCGAGAGGCTGCCGCACTATCGGTTGTTGCTCTCCTCTAGTCAAATCATTGCTCAACTTGTGAGGTCTGGCGTGACCCTTATCCAAAGTCAGGTTACCCCTCAGTCACAGCTCCTGTTTCCTAGGGGGCCTTAATGCCTCGTAACCAGCCACCAAGCTCTCAAGGCTTGTGACAAAGCCTTGTCGATTCGGACCGTGCTTGCATGAGTTTAAAATGGCAGGATGATGGGTTTGGAGCAAACATGTCCTGCTTCTGGGTCTGAGCGGGACACGAGAGTGGGGAGATCGGCTTTGAAGGGGCACAGTGGGAATTCGACTGATCGATAACCCTGATGATGGGATTgtggagaggtgggggggggatggagaagaagcatGCGAGCCAGTTGAGTTCAACACCCACAGTTCAGCTTAATTTCACGGAGGGCGATACACAAAGAGATAAAGGTAGTGGTGTAGAGATAGGATTATCAGGtttgtgtgg contains:
- the STE20 gene encoding signal transducing kinase of the PAK (COG:T; EggNog:ENOG503NTWY), translating into MDSPKTSSFNGNGSSHRRRLTKKPPPNHHHPSSVYSSVSVSVDGRGVDAQSLGSKRSSTSLKRAPSAPLARSSPAAPKHLQHRNASDKQKQAYNKTTSPRIPAAPPAPSSALSPANRSHTAPILPARDSTAPAPKPPKLSLSKSSSTAPRAQHRPLSTKTSDELIGAPFDGTAILNRIEATKSPTHHTTPVATSTTTSHHLHFHNNTAKRNTSPPRSTPHALSQANSDARVMGNSPPPLRQSASFSATEASSLNEKASGSSKTESSTGPKRYSDETKETKMPSVLRKKSGFSGFMNSLVGSPKKPLISAPENPVHVTHVGYDSTTGQFTGLPKEWQRLINESGITEKDTREHPQILVDVLTFYKETTEKPQEDVQLEKFHDARANDYRGLSGSTPSSAASTLPSPSVLTSGYTSMSPLISPPASPRFPTVTHEGSFENPRAPPPVPKGPAPPVKDANLMPSRPAPKPPTSLPSRTQQQPGYPAKDSGIGMPHSGEDGATPYLPPKDNIPMLPEELRSRSNSRANGTSPYLPSSSQATTAVTTPSQAAIYQQQLMQQQQEQAMAQAQAAMTGQLGRATSKRQQHQQPTPPSSQHPHLRQAEQAGRVPQSQQQVAQANSTRPRHRPRQSNGVDVVAALKRICSEGDPREVYRGFTKIGQGASGGVFTGHERGSNRLVAIKQMNLEQQPKKDLIINEILVMKESSHPNIVNFIDSYLCAGELWVVMEFMEGGSLTDVVTFNIMTEGQIASVCRETLRGLQHLHSKGVIHRDIKSDNILLSMEGNIKLTDFGFCATINEAQNKRTTMVGTPYWMAPEVVTRKEYGRKVDIWSLGIMAIEMIEGEPPYLTESPLRALWLIATNGTPTIKNEQDLSPVFRDFLYFALKVDPEKRASAHDLLRHDFMKTCVELSSLAPLVRAAREARAQEKARKGQ